A window of Periplaneta americana isolate PAMFEO1 chromosome 7, P.americana_PAMFEO1_priV1, whole genome shotgun sequence contains these coding sequences:
- the LOC138703413 gene encoding lipase member H-like, whose product MAEWYAPVFLAIVIATSASGASVRSPPSHLKLDNVHVPWMLMPDDEGKLHVAYLVETSPRESTNITEEVILLLYTRSNAATGPYRLYANDVNNLKASGYDPSHPTEILIHGFTSNGQSSVIIGSKDAYLSKGEYNVIGVDWGVLCPSPLYVEACQNAVLVGELLAELIEFLVAEGGAQLQDFHVTGHSLGAQVAGFTGSNTKSGKVGRITGLDAAYPMFGNADASGRLDATDGVLVDAIHTCGGSLGFEEPIALVDFYPNGGLRPQPGCDNDVTGSCSHGKSVSYFINSILNEKAYPAVECLSLEEAESGTCTGTSTGYMGEAIQYGNPGLYYTDTTQ is encoded by the exons ATGGCTGAATGGTACGCACCGGTTTTCCTCGCGATTGTTATCGCGACTTCAGCATCAG GTGCGAGTGTTAGGAGTCCGCCTTCGCATCTAAAACTGGACAATGTGCACGTCCCGTGGATGTTAATGCCTGATGATGAAGGAAAACTTCACGTTGCCTATCTGGTGGAGACTTCGCCACGAGAATCAACAAATATAACAGAAGAAGTCATACTCCTCCTCTACACAAG ATCAAATGCTGCCACTGGTCCATACAGATTATATGCAAATGACGTCAACAACCTGAAGGCATCGGGATATGATCCAAGTCATCCGACGGAGATACTGATCCATGGCTTTACAAGCAACGGTCAAAGTTCTGTAATAATCGGCAGCAAAGACG CCTATCTGTCCAAGGGGGAATACAACGTCATTGGGGTGGACTGGGGAGTGTTGTGCCCTTCTCCACTATACGTTGAGGCATGTCAAAATGCAGTGCTGGTAGGAGAGCTCCTGGCGGAACTGATCGAGTTCCTCGTGGCAGAAGGAGGAGCCCAACTACAGGACTTCCATGTAACAGGCCACAGCCTGGGGGCACAGGTTGCAGGATTCACCGGCAGCAACACCAAGTCGGGGAAGGTTGGCAGGATCACAG GCCTGGATGCAGCCTACCCAATGTTTGGCAATGCGGACGCCTCTGGAAGACTGGATGCCACAGACGGTGTCCTGGTGGACGCTATCCACACCTGTGGTGGATCCCTAGGTTTCGAAGAACCAATTGCTCTCGTAGACTTTTACCCAAATGGTGGACTTAGACCGCAGCCGGGATGTGACAACGATGTGACTG GAAGTTGCAGTCATGGGAAATcagtttcatatttcataaactcCATATTGAACGAGAAGGCCTACCCTGCCGTGGAATGTCTGAGTTTGGAGGAGGCTGAGAGCGGAACCTGCACAGGGACTTCAACCGGGTACATGGGAGAAGCTATACAGTACGG AAATCCTGGATTGTACTACACAGACACAACTCAATAA